In one Rhopalosiphum padi isolate XX-2018 chromosome 3, ASM2088224v1, whole genome shotgun sequence genomic region, the following are encoded:
- the LOC132924110 gene encoding tigger transposable element-derived protein 6-like translates to MRRKFSKTSDGALVDKVTFEWFCRARSYNLPVSGPLLQEKAREVANEVGLENFKASNGWLQKFRERHNISFKNICGEGNSVDTSVVEKWLEKLKTLISDYEPKNIFNCDETGLFFRALPDKTLCLKNEICRGGKIAKDRLTVLLCVNMIGEFETPLIIGKSLKPRCFKSVNVSTLGVNWKANRKAWMNRDLMTDWLMCFNRKMEMENRKIILFLDNASSHPDTLNLKNIKLIFLPPNTTSICQPLDQGIIKNFKVHYRQRLLRHILSRVDQNVENKSINVLDAIFWIKSALKNIKPETVKNCFKKSGFFSFDTAEYVMENDNVANLDLFSELVPSTIEIEDYVSIDNNILTEDNTLIISDIINCNLDNFSEKENEQLEEQEEEDEDDSIYNPTFEEVWKTINNLKTYFKNKEDEIALSMVANLQIHFEEQKKFTQKKITDFFNFT, encoded by the coding sequence ATGAGGAGAAAATTTTCGAAGACATCGGATGGAGCACTTGTAGATAAAGTTACATTTGAATGGTTCTGTAGAGCCCGTTCATATAATTTACCTGTTTCTGGACCATTGCTCCAAGAGAAAGCACGAGAAGTTGCAAATGAGGTAGGTCTAGAAAACTTTAAAGCTTCAAATGGTTGGCTTCAAAAATTCCGAGAACGTCAtaacatttcttttaaaaatatatgtggtgAAGGTAACTCTGTTGATACAAGTGTCGTAGAAAAGTggttagaaaaattgaaaacattaatttcaGATTATgaaccaaaaaatatattcaattgtgATGAAACAGGTTTATTTTTTCGAGCACTTCCTGATAAAacattgtgtttaaaaaacGAAATTTGTCGTGGAGGTAAAATAGCTAAAGATCGATTAACTGTTTTACTATGTGTAAATATGATCGGGGAATTTGAAACTCcgttaataattggaaaatcaCTAAAACCACGTTGTTTCAAAAGTGTAAATGTATCAACGTTAGGTGTTAATTGGAAAGCTAACCGTAAGGCATGGATGAATCGAGATTTAATGACAGATTGGCTAATGTGTTTTAACAGAAAAATGGAGatggaaaatagaaaaattattttatttctagatAACGCTAGTTCACATCCTGAtacattaaacttaaaaaatataaaactaatattcctACCTCCAAATACGACTTCGATTTGCCAACCACTAGATCaaggaattattaaaaattttaaagttcatTATCGCCAACGATTACTTCGTCATATTTTATCTAGAGTTGATCAGAATGTAGAAAACAAATCTATAAACGTTTTAGATGCAATTTTTTGGATAAAGTccgcattaaaaaatataaaaccagagacagtcaaaaattgttttaaaaagtcGGGATTTTTTTCGTTCGATACAGCAGAATATGTAATGGAAAATGACAATGTTGCAAATTTGGACTTATTCTCAGAACTTGTACCGAGTACTATCGAAATTGAGGACTATGtttctatagataataatatcctTACAGAAGACAATACATTAATCATATCAGATATAATCAATTGTAATCTAGACAATTTTAGTGAAAAAGAAAACGAACAACTCGAAGAACAAGAAGAAGAAGATGAAGACGATTCGATATACAATCCAACGTTTGAAGAAGTTtggaaaacaataaataatttaaaaacatattttaaaaataaagaagatGAAATCGCATTATCAATGGTAGCCAATTTACAAATTCATTTTGAAGagcaaaaaaaatttacacaaaaaaaaattacagatttttttaattttacataa